GCCCACAGAACTGTCCCAGTGAGGGGCAGAGCCCCCAGTGGGGAGGCTGTCCTGAGCCTCGCTGGCGGCCCAGAGGGTGAGAGGGGCGGTCAGCCCTCCACGATTCCTGCCCTGGAGCCAGCAGTCCCAGACCTAGACTGGTAAACTCACATTTTAACATGTGGCAGTATTGCACGTTGTCCTGGTCCCCTCGGTCTGTCGGGGATGTCAGCCTTGTCTGCAGGGGTGCCCAGGTGACATGCCGTGCTGGCAGTGGTGGTCAGCTGAGCCCACAGACAGGTCAGCCAGAGGCCCTCACATATGTGGTCTTGCTGGGATCAGGGACCACGTGGCTCCATCCTGTCTTGAAAAAGACTAGTTGCCGACCTGGGGGCAGAGGTAAGAGGTAACAGGACTGGATGATTCTCTCCCTGGAGGCAGGGCCACTCTCCCTATAGTGCAACTGCCCTGAGGACACTTGTCTTCTCACCATCGCTGGCTTCTGATGGGGGGCTGCTACCTGTCAATCTCTTCCGGGGAGTCCAGTCACCTCCCTCAGGATGTCCTTTCCCACTGGCTCACCTGTCCAAGTGGTCTGGTTGGTGACCACAAAGGCCTGGCACTGGGCATGGCTCTCACAGATGTCCACAGCCTCGGCCAGGTTGAACACTGAAAGGAGGCAGCTTCCGTGGTGGTAGGATGGCCAGCAGCCGTAGTCTTCCTGGGGGATGGTACTGCCTGGGAGGTGCTGGTACTCTGTGGGTTGGGGATGGAGCTCAGATGAGAACTCTGTGCCCAGCGGTAAAGGCTGGGGCTGCTTTCTTTAAAGGGCTGTGAGCCACATTTCCTAGGTGAGGGCTGAAATCCAGCCCAGTCCTCCTAGCACGGGGATGAAGGCAGCTATCACTGTGAAACTGGGATGACCACTCAGAAAAGGCAAAGCTCAGGTTTACTTTGTGGGAGACACACGTCTCCCACATATAAGGGCACGCAACTGGTTCAGGCTACACATGACGGCGGGCACAGGCATGGGATAAGTGCACACACAGAGCCATTGGCTGACCAGGAAGGTTgctgagctcaggacattttaGACATTTAAAGCCGGGCTTCTCCAACTTCAAGGTGCATGTGAATCTCcagggaatcttgttaaaatgcagattctgattcagaaggtctggggtggggcttgggaACTGGCATTTCCAACCAACTTCTGGTGCTGCTGGTCggcagaccacactttgagtggcAAAGAGTTTAGAGCCGCCCTTTGGTCCCATTTCCTCCTGGCCTTGGGGAGAGAGGCTAGGCCAGTTCCTCGGACAGGGGGGCAGTCATGGGGTTTTTGAAGTTCAGAGGCATGCAAatgaatgtaaaacacaaaaaattACCATTTGGGAATCCACAACTTGAATATTTGGGGCAGAGGCTGGAGGAAGAGTGTGAaatctccccatttcacagaaagaGCCCCCAGAGGCTCTGAAATCTCCTCAATCCAGAAGCTGCTTAGCCGCAGGCCTCCTGTTCCCACAAGTCTTTCCCGCTGCCTGGGGAGCCCCAGCTCTGGACTGATAATGCAGAAGCCCTGGGCCTCTGGCCACCCCGCCCTCCTGCCTCCGGCTTCTACCAGGGACTAGACCAAAGTCCAGGGCTGGCTGTGATTTATAGCCCCATAAACAGCGTCCTCAGGGACAGAGCCAGCCATTGTTCACCTCGTTAAACTTTATTTACAGGGCTAACGAGGGCTCCCCCACCCTTAAGACTGGCCGGAGCTCCTTGAATACAGAGGCTGCCCATCCCTCGCCCCCCTGCCAACCATGCTAAACCCCAGGGCCTCAGCGGGAGAGACCACTGCCCACAAGCCGTGGCTAGAATTCTCTCTCTGCCCTGGAGCTTCTTAACTGGTTTCAGTGTGGAGCCCTTCTCCACCTCCAGCCACCCTCCCGGGCCCAGAAGGGCGAGGAAGGAAAGAGTAGCAAACATATACTGTGTTCAAGCTGTGTTAACAGGAAACGAGTTAACTGCTCTCACACATTTCACCTGCCATTTAATCCCCATAAGAATTCCGAGGCAGGTAATACTGAACCCAATTCactgatgaggaaagtgaggctcaaggtGTAAGTTAACTTGCTCATAGTCACGCAGTCAGTACATAGTGGGGTTTGCAGCCATCCCGAGAAGGGGTGTCAGTGCCCACCCCCCCCAAGTTCAAGGCAGAATTATAGTTGTTCTAGCTCAGTCCAAGTGAAAGCGAAACAGCGGTCTCTGCAACACTCCACGTGCGTCTCAGAGGGAGGATGAGCCACTTCCCCAATGAGGGGAACCACCCACCCTCGCacctgctccccacctccccagcccctggatcCTTGCCGGGACCACTCACCGGCTCTGCCGGCCTCCGTGGAGTTCTGCAGATACTGCCCGCTCCGGTACAGGTGCAGCACCTTCTCCAGCTGGGCCAGGGTCTCGTCCACCCCCCAGGTGAGCTCTCCTGCAGAGTGCACGGTGCTGTAAGAGGGTACCTGGGCTCCTACTTCTCCCTGAGGTAGGCAGCCAGCTgcctttcccccctccctctgGCGCCTGGGCCCCAATGACCGCACGACTGGGCACTGGGTTTGCCACAGAATGCCACTTTGGGAAACGATGTTTCTGGACCATGTGCTGCCCTGGGTCATTCTTATGCCCATgtttgctgggggtgggggagggtgacgGGAGGCAGGGGGGCTCTGGAGAGCTCACCTGTGGCGTTGACAATGCTGTCCAAGAGAGGCCGCAGTGACGGTGGAGCACTATGGGGCAGGAGGTATGTGAAGAAAAACCTGGGGCAGAGAGAAATCAGGGCCTCAGTGGTTCAGCCTTTGGGGACATATCCTTCCTCTACCCCGGCTTGGGACAGAACGCCAGTCTGGCCAGGGAGCCTGCTCTATCAGGCTGACCAACCGGGCCTACTCCCGTGAAGTGTGCCAAGGAGTCTGTCTATTCAGACTCGGGGTCTGGGCACACGCTAAGGCCACAGGTAACTCCATACCAAACTGAAATCGGAGGTCTGTTTTCCCCACCCGTCCCAGGGACCTTCCCACCCCTCGGCCCCCGCATTATCGCCCGGCTGGCCCGGGTCACAGCAGCCCCATGGCTTGGCCCTATGAGGAGCTTCCAGAGGTGAAGGGCcaggggaggaaggggcagggccTGTCCCACCAGCCCTAGGCTCTGAGTCTGACACTATTTTAAGAAGCCTCCAGCTGCCACGCCCCAACCCAGATTCTCCTTGGAGCTGACTATTTTTAGCCTCATGGTCAGGAGCCTGCATGTTCCCTTCTCGAAGGGGTGGAGGCCTTCCCCCGCCCCTGCTACTCCGCTGGTCACGGCTGGGCTGCGTCTCCCAGCCTGGCTGGCTGGCCTCCTGGACCCCCTGCgagcccccaccccactccccggGCTCACGCTCCCTCGCCGCAGGCCCTCCTGAGTGGGGATGGAGGTCACCTGTAGGCATTGTAGAGGTTGCGTTTCTCATTCATGGCCTCGCACCAGCCCTGGGCTGAGCAGGGCAGGGTGAAGTTCCTGGCTGGGAACTCGAGTGTGCAGTCAGCGCTGCCTGTGCACGGTGTCTCCTCCACGCGGGCGTCATCCAGATCGGTCACCTTCAGTTCCCCATCCACCAGCACGAACTGTCGGGGGCGGAAGTCCAGCAGAGTGACCGAGCCCAGCGGGGAGTGGGCCAGGTGGTGGAGGAGGCGGCCCAGGCTCAGGCAGATCTGAGGGGCAAACACCAGGCTGCTCACGGCTTCTCTCCTGGGAGGATGCTTGGGGGCTCCCCCGCTTTGGTGCTCTGGACTGAGCTTGGgcgtttgtttttctcttcaagGCTCTGGAGTTCACTAAGGACCGAGGCCTGGGGCCTTACTGAGCAAGCCAGTGATTTTCTattacaccccccccccccccccccccgtgggcCTGACCCTGAGGGTAACATGGAATAAGTGGGAAATGGGCAGAGTGCATATCCTCCCTGAAGTTGCATCTCCGGTGTGGTTTCTGTCCAGTGTATGCAAATAGAGGGAGGGTCGAGATGACCTTAAGCTCTTTTCTAGTCCTAGGACACTGGCCCTCCTGCAGCCAGGCTGAgagtatgtgtgagtgtgtgtgtgagggcaGCAGGAACACAAAAACCTCAGGATCCTCACTGCctcgtttctttttttaaccctttGGCCAATGGCCGAGTCAGCTTtgctccatccttccctccctctccctcaactGAGGAGGAGTTGAAGCTGCTCTGGAGGGCTGGCCTTCTAAGGGAGAACCGTCCCAGCAAGGAGCCCCGGGCCCTGGCCCTCTTCCCTGCTCACTCGGAAGCGATCCTCCCAGGAAGTCTGCAGCAGCTGGATCATTTCCACAGGGGCACCCAGCTCCGTGATGGTGGTCAGGGTGTCTGGGATGTCCTCGCTGTCCTGGTAGCAGTAGCCATAGAGCTGGAAGAGGCCCAGGCAGGTCATGAGGTcacaggatgggggtggggacaaGGAAGGGCTGGGTTTTCACATGCCCCCCACTCTCCCATCCCTAGGTCTCTGCTTCAGCTCGGGCCAGAAGAGAATAACAACGTTGTCTGGGAAGCCTGCCCTCTGTCCCAGCAGCCAGAGTTCCTACGGATTCCATCAGTCCCTTACCTCTGGCCACTCAGGTAAATGGGCAGGTCTGGCCACCTTCTGTTAACCatgtgccgggcactgtgctaaatgttttaCAAGCAAAACTCAATTCTTAGAATAACCTTAAAAGGGCATAGTAGGGACTATTAGTATCTCCAATTCACATGTTGAGGAAAccaactcagagaggttaagttacctccccaaggccacacagctaagaaCTGCAGGAGCTAGGATTCAAATTTATGTTACTCTGATTCCATAGCCTCGTTCTTTCCACGAGTACCATTTGCTAATCGCCCAGCCAACAAATGGATATCATACCCCTTCCCTGCTCTAATCCTTGTCTTTGCTTCATCATTTTCACTTTCTGGCACCTTCATTTTTCCTCTGCTCTGGTCTTTCTGGAGGAAAAGCAATCTCCCTTGGGATTGGTAACAAGTGTCGATCAGAACAGAAAGTATCCCAGGGGCATGTCATGGGGTGTTCTTTGCATAGCTGGTGGgcagggtgggatggggtggggtcaCCCGTATCAACTGGGCTAGTAGTAAGAGTGGTTCCTGGGGAAGGTCGGTTCTTTGAGGGCACGGTCACAAGGGCCAGCCCACTCCATATTATCTGGGGGAGGGGGTTCGTACAGCTCAGGTGGCCAGGGGCTTCTGGGAAGCACAGCCTGACTTTGTCACTGACACCTAAACCAGCATCCACAGAGATCTCTGCTTCTCCCAGTCTCTCCCACCATGCTGCACATCAGCTAGGGATCAGACGGTGCTCAAAACAACCAGCACCCTGTAGGGAGCAGGAACACAAAGGCCAAGTTGTCTGGGCCAgagtgggaagaggggagagctGCACGATGTGGGGGTGCTGGTGGGGTGAGGCAGTGGGGGAACCAAGCCCCTGGGCTAGATGTCCCTGCATACTGTCACCCTTCACACCCTTCCCAGCTCCACTCCAGGTCCTTCCATCCCAGGAGTGCCCTTGCAGCTCCCCGTCCCTGGAGCCAGTTGCCTCAGTCCTGCTGGCACGAGGGAAGGCATGTCTCCGTGTCGCCGTCAGATCACTAGGGTTGCAGCTTGGTGGGGTCAGGGGGAAATCCCCGGtgccctcttcttccctctctctctacgctccccacccccatcagccCAGGGAGACCCCAGACCCCAGTGGGGCAGAGGTAGGGGTGAGGTAAAAGGAGCAGCCCTGGAGCCTGGTTCTCATTTTCTTGCCCAGAGTCTGAGCCTTTGTGGGAAACTTCTGAAGGTTATTAAACACCCTGAGGTCGTTAAATGCGCTGTTAACGAGGTATTAATCAACACCcctcaggaaaaaataaaaagacaccaTTAACCCCCCCCACCCACCAGGAAGCATGAGGCTGAGCATTTCAGTCGCGTCTTTTGTTCCTTTGGGAGAAGAAATATACTCTAGCAGGGCCAGAATCAGGGCCCAAGCAGGCCTGGGGCCGCATGTGAGGCCTGAGGCCCTGGGAACCACAGAGGTGCAGGGGAGGGAAGACCCTTGTGCCCTTTGACCCTGGGATATAGAGGCATCTATCATGTGagggagtggtgtgtgtgtgtgtgtgtgtgtgtgtgtgagagagagagagagcgagagagagagagcgagagagagagcgagagagagagagagcgagagagcgagagagagcgagagcgagagcgagagcgagagcgagagcgagagcgagagagagagagagagagagagagagagagagagagagagagagaggtgggttGGGGAGGGGTCACAGAGATGGATGGAGAGATCTCGCCCAGGCAGTCCCCAGACTGAGCAAGCTCTGGGAAGGGCCCAGTGGGACATGCTATATGCTATCCTGGCCCTTTTCTATTAGAACCAGCACCAACTTCAGGGCTGCCAGAGAGGCGGAGGGAGCCTCGGGGAGCGGGAAACACTTTCTGGCTCCTCCCCAGTTCAGCAAACAGTCGAacagttttgaaattttaaacGATTAAGAGGTATTAAAACAACATTATTTCTAGTTCCCTGCACACCAGAACTGGAGCCTCCTGAGCAGGAAGACCCCCAGGCAGGCTTACCTGGAGCAGAGGTGGCATTGCTGAAGAAGCCGGAGGGATactggcctgggggttgggggatgaATGTAGGAGACCCAACACCAAAGCAGTCCCTAAATTCACACTAAGGTACCTCTACCTCCCCATAATGGTAGCTTTTCACCTCCCCCCTAACAGAAAGGACCTGGCACCCTCTCCATCTTGTAACACTTCTGTCCTAGGGCAACTAACCCCAGTCTCTGATTCTGTAAAAGTAACACAGCCAACCCAGTCTCAGTCTAGAGAGGGAATGAGTGAAAACTAttcagctgtattttttttttttttcctttggcaccTTCAGCATTGGGCTGAGGGCCTGACATATGCGTGAGGGCGGTTAGCTGGATGTTCAGTCTTGAAGTTTGGGTGGggtaagagagggagggagaagttcCTTAAGAGACAGGAAAGCACATCAAACCTCAAATCCCTCGTAAGGGAGGGGGGTAGGGTCTTGAGTCAATTAACTAACACTTAATATCCTGCTAAGACACTCAAGACCTTCTCCACTGCCTCAGAATCTGGCCTACACCCCAGGTTTCCAAAAGGTTCCCAGGAGCTCCTGGGAAGCAAAGAGAACAAGATCCTCCCAGTTAGAATGGCCACGTGACCAACTGCTCACTCCCTGTAGCTCCAGTGTCAGCGGTGCAACAGTTGGCTGACACTGGAGCGTAACCACCCATAACTGTTGGCTCTGCCTGACCTTCTGCAACCAGTTCAGGGCCCAGGACCCAGTCAACGAGTGTCTGACCAGGGCTGGAGTAGCCCAGGGAGACTGGGAGCCAGCAGTAGTATAAACAGCTCTCTGGGTCCTCTCTCCTATTCTGCCATGCCCACCCAGATCTGGGGTGCATCTCACTcctgaggaaaggagggagggattcCTGGGTTTCTGACCAGTCCTGCCAAGTGCAGAAAGGTTAATTTGAGTGGGCTAGGAGGTGGAAGGTGCGGGCAAGGTTCCTCAGCTGGGGAGTCTGAACAAACCCTATGGTAGCTGGGCCAAAAGCAGTCAGGGATTCCCCTCTTAGTCCGCTCAGACATGTGCTAAGGGAACGGTTCGTCTAACCCTAGGGCTGACTCAAGGACCGAGGAtagctgggggagaggaggaagtgggTGTGTTAGGGAAGGGCTGGGACTGTGAGAGGCCCACTCTCTTAGTCTAGCCTGGAGGGGACAAGGTGGGGTCTCATCTTTCCCCTCTGTCCCcagtgagagggagagacagagtcCCATTTAGTAGGAACCTGGGCATCTGGTCTTCTCAGTCTTCCAGCCTCTTGGCCACATTTGCTCAGATAATGTGACATGTAGACCTCAGCTTGTCCCCCGAGCATTGAGCTAGGACCCCGAGGCTTCCTCAATACTTCCAAAGCCTATTTTGAGGCCGGGGTCTCTCCTGGGAAGGGCCATGCATTTTCTGGCCTACTATCCAATCCCCTCCAGTCCTTTCAGCAGCTTCTGGGTGGGGTATGGGATATTCCCTGGGAATCAAGCCTGGTCTTTTGCTAGCTGCCCCCCCCATTGCAGTCCCACCCCAACTTCAAAGCCAGACAAGTCACTGTCTGGAAGTTGAGAGAAGTGGGGTTCAGATTCCATCAAGAAAGGGGACCCTATCACTGCAGTTGGGACCCTGACTCAGGGATGACCTCTGTTCATTGTTTTGGCTGGGGTCCCTTCCCTGGTGCTCAACACCCCAGCTCCAGCCAGAAGCAGGGTCCTAAGCCCGAATGGACCCCCACCCCTACCTCGAGTTTGGGGACCTGTCTTCAAGAGATACGGTTTGGAAGCTGAGAAACCCGGGAGTCTCTCCGTAACGGGACGCCCACCCAGGCAGGGTGGTgtagtgggaagctgccatgGTCCGGGTTCTGTCCCTAGCTTAACCTGGTCAGTCATCGGGGCTCTGCTTCTTTATCTGTAAGACCAAGGCTTCTCTTCCAGCCTGAGTGGTCGGGCACGGCACGTCCAGCCAGCACCCTTATCCCTGCACCCGCCCCCTCGTACCTGCAGCACGTTGGGGTGCCGCAGCCGCTCCAGTAGCACCATCTCCTTGAGCAGCTTGTGGGCCGCCAGCCGATAGCAGCCCCTCCGCGCCCCGAACTCGCGCACACAGCTGCCCAGATCGTGGCCGCTGAAGTCCACCGCTTTGAGCGCCACCGCGACGCCGCCGGGCAGGCGGACCCGGTACACGGCCTTGGTGTAGCCGGAGCCCACATACTGTGCGCCGGACACGTTGCGGAGCGCGGCGCAGCCCAGGCGCGGGCCCGGGCCGGAGGATCCCGGGCCGGGGGAGCCCGGGCCAGGAGCCGGGGGC
This DNA window, taken from Kogia breviceps isolate mKogBre1 chromosome 11, mKogBre1 haplotype 1, whole genome shotgun sequence, encodes the following:
- the PKDCC gene encoding extracellular tyrosine-protein kinase PKDCC isoform X1, with amino-acid sequence MRRRRAAVAAGFCASFLLGSVLNVLFAPGSELPRPGQSPGPSPDPGPGRRGGRGELARQIRARYEEVQRYSRGGPGPGAGRPERRRLMDLAPGGPGLQRPRPPRARPLLDGAPGWPPAPGPGSPGPGSSGPGPRLGCAALRNVSGAQYVGSGYTKAVYRVRLPGGVAVALKAVDFSGHDLGSCVREFGARRGCYRLAAHKLLKEMVLLERLRHPNVLQLYGYCYQDSEDIPDTLTTITELGAPVEMIQLLQTSWEDRFRICLSLGRLLHHLAHSPLGSVTLLDFRPRQFVLVDGELKVTDLDDARVEETPCTGSADCTLEFPARNFTLPCSAQGWCEAMNEKRNLYNAYRFFFTYLLPHSAPPSLRPLLDSIVNATGELTWGVDETLAQLEKVLHLYRSGQYLQNSTEAGRAEYQHLPGSTIPQEDYGCWPSYHHGSCLLSVFNLAEAVDICESHAQCQAFVVTNQTTWTGRQLVFFKTGWSHVVPDPSKTTYVRASG
- the PKDCC gene encoding extracellular tyrosine-protein kinase PKDCC isoform X3; this translates as MRRRRAAVAAGFCASFLLGSVLNVLFAPGSELPRPGQSPGPSPDPGPGRRGGRGELARQIRARYEEVQRYSRGGPGPGAGRPERRRLMDLAPGGPGLQRPRPPRARPLLDGAPGWPPAPGPGSPGPGSSGPGPRLGCAALRNVSGAQYVGSGYTKAVYRVRLPGGVAVALKAVDFSGHDLGSCVREFGARRGCYRLAAHKLLKEMVLLERLRHPNVLQLYGYCYQDSEDIPDTLTTITELGAPVEMIQLLQTSWEDRFRFVLVDGELKVTDLDDARVEETPCTGSADCTLEFPARNFTLPCSAQGWCEAMNEKRNLYNAYRFFFTYLLPHSAPPSLRPLLDSIVNATGELTWGVDETLAQLEKVLHLYRSGQYLQNSTEAGRAEYQHLPGSTIPQEDYGCWPSYHHGSCLLSVFNLAEAVDICESHAQCQAFVVTNQTTWTGRQLVFFKTGWSHVVPDPSKTTYVRASG
- the PKDCC gene encoding extracellular tyrosine-protein kinase PKDCC isoform X2; protein product: MRRRRAAVAAGFCASFLLGSVLNVLFAPGSELPRPGQSPGPSPDPGPGRRGGRGELARQIRARYEEVQRYSRGGPGPGAGRPERRRLMDLAPGGPGLQRPRPPRARPLLDGAPGWPPAPGPGSPGPGSSGPGPRLGCAALRNVSGAQYVGSGYTKAVYRVRLPGGVAVALKAVDFSGHDLGSCVREFGARRGCYRLAAHKLLKEMVLLERLRHPNVLQLYGYCYQDSEDIPDTLTTITELGAPVEMIQLLQTSWEDRFRICLSLGRLLHHLAHSPLGSVTLLDFRPRQFVLVDGELKVTDLDDARVEETPCTGSADCTLEFPARNFTLPCSAQGWCEAMNEKRNLYNAYRFFFTYLLPHSAPPSLRPLLDSIVNATAPCTLQESSPGGWTRPWPSWRRCCTCTGAGSICRTPRRPAEPSTSTSQAVPSPRKTTAAGHPTTTEAASFQCSTWPRLWTSVRAMPSARPLWSPTRPLGQVGN